The window TAGCACGAACTCTACAAGTGACATATTTGTTACAGGGCAAAGAACTGAGACTACCCTGTCAGAGGCAGTGGATGCTGGGGAGGAGACCAAATCAACTAAACAGAATTGCCCTCGTAGTTTATCAGTTATGAAGACCAAACAACCTCCGGCACCACCAAGGAGAACTAACTCCCTGCACAGTCATAGGATCAAGACCAACACCCTTGGTCTGGTGGAGAGCAAAGATCTCAATAACTCAGCCTCTGGAGGGGCATCAAATACCACAGATAATAATGTAGGAAAGGATGAGACAAAATCATTTACTACATATACCAATAAAGTCACTGTATTGAATTCCACTGGATCCAGCTCTGTAGATGCTTCCTCTAATTCTGCAAGCTCCATGCAGACCTCATTCAGCGAAGCACAAAGAACAACAGAATCTAGCACCTCCTCCCCGCAGAAAACACCTTCAGAAGGATGTAAATTTGAAAGGACCATGTCCCCTTCTAGTGGCTATTCTAGTCAGAGTGGTACACCAACATTTTCCCCAAAGGGGATCTCACCAACCTCccctgacaaacagaaaaagaaaccagtcaaaccagagaGATCAGTGTCTCGGACCTCTTCCTCAGCAgcttcaccttcttcttctcttacCTCTCTGTCATCTGGTACATCAGAGTCTGTAAATCCAGATATGTCCACGTGTAGCCCCAGTCTGCCTTCACAGGAGCTTCCCTCTACTGCTGCCATAGTTCTCACTCCAAATAACAATTCTTCAACTTTGAGTGCTGAAATAATAGAACTATTGAAGATCCCACCACCTCCCAAGGTAAGAGCAccatgtcctcctcctccagagacATGGGCTTACAATAGACAATCCCTTGAATTACTGTGTAGACCTTGTCCTACTGTAAGCAAAGTAACCCTGAAACCAGTACAAACAGGGAACAGCACAGTTAAACAAGCAGTAAAAGTAGAGAATGAAGCCAGCAAGACAATACAAGTTTTGGTTGAAAACCAACCGGATACAGACAAATCCATCTCAGACTTGCCAGAAAACAAAGCAGACTGTGAAATACTGCTGGCAGCAGCACCTGAAGACTTAAAGAGTAAGGGGCATCCATTTACTGAACAAGTAAAGATGGAAGAAAATAGAGACATTCAGACACCAGAGCAGAATAGTATTCCGGTTGTGAAGTACTCTGAAAATCAAGATAGGGCTCCAAAGAAGGACCCTCCTCCTGTCATGAAGAAAATCATGACTATATTGAACAGAGAGGAATTGATGTCAAGAGATAACCTACCCAGCGCGGACAAAAAAATATCCTCACAGAACAGAATTATAGTCGTAGGATATAAGAACgataatgacattaaaagtgAGGGCTCATCCATGCCAGAGGTCCCCAAAATTTCTAAGTCTTCACCCCCACCTACACCTCCCCCTGCATACCACCCTACACCTCCTCTGTCAAGGAAGACACCTTTTCCATCAGTTTTAATGCCACCAGATGAATTGGAGAAAGTACAGGAGGAGAGCCATGTTTTAGATTCCTGCTggccaccacctccacctccaatGGAAGGGGACTCTGTTTTTGAAGGAGATGAGATTgactttcctccacctcctccactcCTTGAAACAGAAAGTGTGTCGAATGCAATGGACAGTCCTGTGATCCCAGACCTGGATGTCTCAAAACGAACAACAGAAGTTGACAGCATAGATGAGAACTCAAGTGATGCTGGAATATTTGAGCCTGAACAAATGCTAGATTTAACCCCTGTTATTCCACAAACAATAACAGATAATAAGTTAGAGGATATCCTGCAAGATTCAAAAGCTGAAATCAGCAAAGAGATTTCTTGcaccacaaaacaaaatacatccGTTTCTGACAGTGTTCTAACACCACCAGTAAAGAGGTCTCCTTTACCACCAATGACAACAGAGTGTCCCCTATCAGCCTCTGCTTTACCTTCCCCCAGTAACTTCCTTTTGCAAGACTCTGTAATGACTGAAGAACAGTCACCCTCAGAGTCTCTTGTTAGTACCCAGCCCCCAATTAATGTCCCAGTATCACCTCCTTTGCCGGGTGAGAATTCAACCCATGGGGTTTATTTCCGAAGGCAGCCAAGTGTAGCAAATAGAGATAATGGAAGTAAGGAGCTTGTTTCGCGCAACAAGATTGCACTCTCTCCCAAAGAAGATGCTAACATACCTCTAGTCACCCCCTCCTTGCTTCAGATGGTTCGTCTCAGATCAGTGAACATGTCTGAAGATCAGATTAAAGATCCAGCAGAGGATACGTCAACAGACCAGGGCACTTCAAATCTAGAGAACTGCCCTGTCTTAATCCAAGGACCTCAAAATATTCCACAGAAACCCATCCGCAAGTCTCTGTCCCTAAAATCCTCCCCTCAGACAGGAAAAGTATCCTCTGTGACACTAAACACCCCATCCATGCGATTACAGGAAGCCATACGTATGAAAACTGCAGCCATGTCTTCAAGGGATGGTCTTCCATCCCGACTGGGCGTGAGATCATCAACTTACAGCTCTAACAGCGAACATGGTTCTCTGTTTCTGAAGTCACCTGACAGATGTGACATGTACAAATCCCCAGCTTCTACTGCCAGCTTTATCTTTTCCAGGAGCACAAAAAAGATTGTCATAGAGACTTCAGCTGCCTCTTCGCCTGAAGCTCAGGCAAGTCTGAAACAAAGCTTAGCGGCCGAGCTCATGCAAGTGTCTGACCAATCAAAGGCCACTTCTTACTCCAGTGGTGGAATGAAGTCTGACAAAGTTCCTCCACCAGTAGCTAAGAAACCAGCCCACTGCAGCCTAAGTCTTTCACAGAATCAACCTGCCTATTCGGAAAAGAAGGACTTGAGTGTTGAAGGAAACAGGGAAATCGGAGTACAAGAGATGGGTGGAACAACACTTCATGAGACAAGGGGTAAGAGCAACAACTTTGTGATTTG of the Antennarius striatus isolate MH-2024 chromosome 14, ASM4005453v1, whole genome shotgun sequence genome contains:
- the nhsl3 gene encoding NHS-like protein 3 isoform X1, encoding MSRRRSTGDLVPRDITEILAREARAQRGQKKPGSSFGQAFSWLKGSRKKKITSNGLTQTRSGVTDGRSGLHNHDAPKGGLKGTEDQKRLAVHYTTSEHYQENVFIEGSRPQYLEDLHTEAQEGLKILQQEEHKNGVNFPEDESVASTGTLRPEQDSISKDRGGSLESRSTTGSSDTLISPVSTRPVLTRQGSTFKPLNPVKRLDKSRRRNRRTTIMGIPNQVQKELALHRNSTFQQLVPAQHSNGDEKLKNLQAGVVIIPTVDGGFPVENQEGARIHLSELEHTSRDEQLLRKHLRAMYQDEHILHQHNFGSDLCSSSLRPKSLAVPGMTSSSSSPSTLLGFLQELQGPVMSMSPQATYLSTIIPNAILPASVEVIEIDRSSSRTRGSSISYGESVRAISKSSLESGDSSISPLLSRRSDGDGSQTDNSHDSTLMPTSIPTSKRSKSQSSKSAILNPSPVSSKHSICSGNSQRECLNGKENQSVQPSEDNYLPNRNTSLSMIGSTNSTSDIFVTGQRTETTLSEAVDAGEETKSTKQNCPRSLSVMKTKQPPAPPRRTNSLHSHRIKTNTLGLVESKDLNNSASGGASNTTDNNVGKDETKSFTTYTNKVTVLNSTGSSSVDASSNSASSMQTSFSEAQRTTESSTSSPQKTPSEGCKFERTMSPSSGYSSQSGTPTFSPKGISPTSPDKQKKKPVKPERSVSRTSSSAASPSSSLTSLSSGTSESVNPDMSTCSPSLPSQELPSTAAIVLTPNNNSSTLSAEIIELLKIPPPPKVRAPCPPPPETWAYNRQSLELLCRPCPTVSKVTLKPVQTGNSTVKQAVKVENEASKTIQVLVENQPDTDKSISDLPENKADCEILLAAAPEDLKSKGHPFTEQVKMEENRDIQTPEQNSIPVVKYSENQDRAPKKDPPPVMKKIMTILNREELMSRDNLPSADKKISSQNRIIVVGYKNDNDIKSEGSSMPEVPKISKSSPPPTPPPAYHPTPPLSRKTPFPSVLMPPDELEKVQEESHVLDSCWPPPPPPMEGDSVFEGDEIDFPPPPPLLETESVSNAMDSPVIPDLDVSKRTTEVDSIDENSSDAGIFEPEQMLDLTPVIPQTITDNKLEDILQDSKAEISKEISCTTKQNTSVSDSVLTPPVKRSPLPPMTTECPLSASALPSPSNFLLQDSVMTEEQSPSESLVSTQPPINVPVSPPLPGENSTHGVYFRRQPSVANRDNGSKELVSRNKIALSPKEDANIPLVTPSLLQMVRLRSVNMSEDQIKDPAEDTSTDQGTSNLENCPVLIQGPQNIPQKPIRKSLSLKSSPQTGKVSSVTLNTPSMRLQEAIRMKTAAMSSRDGLPSRLGVRSSTYSSNSEHGSLFLKSPDRCDMYKSPASTASFIFSRSTKKIVIETSAASSPEAQASLKQSLAAELMQVSDQSKATSYSSGGMKSDKVPPPVAKKPAHCSLSLSQNQPAYSEKKDLSVEGNREIGVQEMGGTTLHETRATRVTADTIETLF
- the nhsl3 gene encoding NHS-like protein 3 isoform X2 translates to MGNSVQTRKKVHTERSFSALSSPSSNREKPKGFWPFGRQEKFQTGGLKGTEDQKRLAVHYTTSEHYQENVFIEGSRPQYLEDLHTEAQEGLKILQQEEHKNGVNFPEDESVASTGTLRPEQDSISKDRGGSLESRSTTGSSDTLISPVSTRPVLTRQGSTFKPLNPVKRLDKSRRRNRRTTIMGIPNQVQKELALHRNSTFQQLVPAQHSNGDEKLKNLQAGVVIIPTVDGGFPVENQEGARIHLSELEHTSRDEQLLRKHLRAMYQDEHILHQHNFGSDLCSSSLRPKSLAVPGMTSSSSSPSTLLGFLQELQGPVMSMSPQATYLSTIIPNAILPASVEVIEIDRSSSRTRGSSISYGESVRAISKSSLESGDSSISPLLSRRSDGDGSQTDNSHDSTLMPTSIPTSKRSKSQSSKSAILNPSPVSSKHSICSGNSQRECLNGKENQSVQPSEDNYLPNRNTSLSMIGSTNSTSDIFVTGQRTETTLSEAVDAGEETKSTKQNCPRSLSVMKTKQPPAPPRRTNSLHSHRIKTNTLGLVESKDLNNSASGGASNTTDNNVGKDETKSFTTYTNKVTVLNSTGSSSVDASSNSASSMQTSFSEAQRTTESSTSSPQKTPSEGCKFERTMSPSSGYSSQSGTPTFSPKGISPTSPDKQKKKPVKPERSVSRTSSSAASPSSSLTSLSSGTSESVNPDMSTCSPSLPSQELPSTAAIVLTPNNNSSTLSAEIIELLKIPPPPKVRAPCPPPPETWAYNRQSLELLCRPCPTVSKVTLKPVQTGNSTVKQAVKVENEASKTIQVLVENQPDTDKSISDLPENKADCEILLAAAPEDLKSKGHPFTEQVKMEENRDIQTPEQNSIPVVKYSENQDRAPKKDPPPVMKKIMTILNREELMSRDNLPSADKKISSQNRIIVVGYKNDNDIKSEGSSMPEVPKISKSSPPPTPPPAYHPTPPLSRKTPFPSVLMPPDELEKVQEESHVLDSCWPPPPPPMEGDSVFEGDEIDFPPPPPLLETESVSNAMDSPVIPDLDVSKRTTEVDSIDENSSDAGIFEPEQMLDLTPVIPQTITDNKLEDILQDSKAEISKEISCTTKQNTSVSDSVLTPPVKRSPLPPMTTECPLSASALPSPSNFLLQDSVMTEEQSPSESLVSTQPPINVPVSPPLPGENSTHGVYFRRQPSVANRDNGSKELVSRNKIALSPKEDANIPLVTPSLLQMVRLRSVNMSEDQIKDPAEDTSTDQGTSNLENCPVLIQGPQNIPQKPIRKSLSLKSSPQTGKVSSVTLNTPSMRLQEAIRMKTAAMSSRDGLPSRLGVRSSTYSSNSEHGSLFLKSPDRCDMYKSPASTASFIFSRSTKKIVIETSAASSPEAQASLKQSLAAELMQVSDQSKATSYSSGGMKSDKVPPPVAKKPAHCSLSLSQNQPAYSEKKDLSVEGNREIGVQEMGGTTLHETRATRVTADTIETLF